A single window of Gemmatimonadaceae bacterium DNA harbors:
- a CDS encoding amidohydrolase family protein, with protein sequence MRLFTCIAVCTASVVLAAGPAPAAAQQSGQRVDILIRGGTLVDGTGAEPRRADVGVRADRITFVGDAAAAHVTAARTIDATGLVVAPGFIDPHTHTAGDLSSSARKSNLPYLMQGVTTVVTNNDGGGPIDIAAQLSGWRRNGIGTNAAVYIGQGSVRGAVMGMSGSAPTPAQLDSMRTLVGRAMDAGAIGMSTGLYYAPGSYSSTDEVIALASVAAAKHGIYDSHIRDESSYTIGLLAAVDEVIRIGRETRMPVHISHIKALGVDVWGMSDTVIAMLKHARAAGIDVTASQYPYTASGTSVGASLLPRWAEIGGRDSLRARIKDPATHARLVTEMTENMRRRGGANTLLITGGDTSIRGKRLDEVARRRNLSPIEAAMQIIVAGDASVASFNMNERDIENFMRQDFITTDSDGSDGHPRKYGTFPKLIHEYVMQKHVLTLEQAVRRSSARTAQILQLADRGVIAPNMMADVIAFDPRLFADRSTYEQPTLLAVGMKYVLVNGTVEIDDGKYNGVTAGKVLTR encoded by the coding sequence ATGCGACTTTTCACTTGCATTGCGGTGTGTACGGCGTCGGTGGTTCTCGCGGCCGGGCCGGCGCCGGCGGCGGCGCAGCAAAGCGGACAACGTGTCGACATTCTCATTCGCGGCGGAACGCTCGTCGACGGCACCGGCGCCGAGCCACGGCGCGCCGACGTCGGCGTTCGTGCGGATCGCATCACCTTCGTCGGGGACGCGGCGGCAGCGCACGTGACGGCCGCCCGGACGATCGATGCAACAGGATTGGTGGTCGCGCCGGGCTTCATCGATCCCCACACCCATACGGCCGGCGATCTCTCGAGCTCCGCGCGCAAATCCAATCTGCCATATCTCATGCAGGGTGTCACGACCGTCGTCACGAACAACGACGGCGGGGGCCCCATCGACATCGCCGCGCAGCTCTCGGGCTGGCGCAGGAACGGCATCGGCACGAACGCCGCCGTGTACATCGGGCAAGGCTCGGTACGCGGCGCGGTGATGGGAATGTCGGGCTCCGCGCCAACGCCCGCGCAGCTCGACTCGATGCGCACGCTCGTCGGCCGCGCGATGGACGCCGGCGCCATCGGCATGTCCACGGGTTTGTACTACGCGCCCGGCAGCTATTCCTCGACCGACGAGGTCATCGCGCTCGCCTCGGTGGCGGCGGCGAAGCACGGCATCTACGACTCACACATTCGCGACGAGAGCTCGTACACGATCGGGCTGCTCGCGGCCGTCGACGAGGTCATTCGCATCGGACGCGAAACGCGAATGCCCGTTCACATTTCGCACATCAAGGCGCTGGGCGTGGACGTCTGGGGCATGAGCGACACGGTGATCGCGATGCTCAAACACGCGCGCGCGGCCGGCATCGACGTCACGGCGAGCCAGTATCCATATACGGCGTCGGGAACGAGCGTAGGCGCGTCGTTGCTGCCGCGCTGGGCCGAGATCGGAGGACGCGATTCGCTGCGGGCGCGCATCAAGGATCCGGCGACGCACGCGCGGCTCGTGACCGAGATGACCGAAAACATGCGCCGCCGCGGCGGCGCGAACACGTTGCTCATCACCGGCGGTGACACGTCGATTCGCGGCAAACGCCTGGACGAAGTCGCACGCCGCCGGAATCTCTCGCCGATCGAGGCCGCGATGCAGATCATCGTCGCCGGTGACGCCAGCGTCGCATCGTTCAACATGAACGAGCGCGACATCGAGAACTTCATGCGCCAGGACTTCATCACGACCGATTCAGACGGCAGCGACGGCCACCCGCGAAAATACGGCACGTTCCCGAAGTTGATTCACGAGTACGTCATGCAAAAACATGTGCTCACGCTGGAGCAGGCGGTGCGCCGCAGCAGCGCTCGCACGGCGCAGATTCTCCAGCTCGCCGATCGCGGCGTGATCGCGCCGAACATGATGGCCGACGTCATCGCCTTCGATCCGCGCCTCTTCGCCGACCGCTCGACCTACGAGCAGCCGACCCTGCTCGCCGTGGGGATGAAGTACGTGCTCGTGAACGGCACCGTCGAGATCGACGACGGGAAATACAACGGGGTGACGGCGGGCAAAGTGCTTACGCGCTGA
- a CDS encoding ATPase, T2SS/T4P/T4SS family has product MAVSDTRHPSTELLEVERLTTALSADWLEQHGVLPLRLDGDVLAVGTWLDRVDALALDDLRLLFGAGISLERYDEHDLRTAIRRLYAPEAATAEGVIAGLTGEIRAIDADEIPLDDLLHLANEAPVVRLVNLLLIEALDARASDVHLEAYQDGLRVRYRIDGVLQNAPSPPPHLTAAIISRLKIMAELDIAERRLPQDGRIRLRLQNRQVDVRVSTVPTLRGESVVLRLLDKERGRISLLELGMAPDTLELFTEVVSRPHGIVLVTGPTGSGKTTTLYAAVEMIKTGREKILTVEDPVEYELTGVPQVPVNEKVGMTFAGALRALLRQDPDIILVGEIRDAETAQIATQAALTGHLVLSTLHTNDAPTALTRLLDLDVAAYLVASTVDAVLAQRLVRVICPNCKTETRPDKSVSRRLDVEALGLTRVWRGVGCDECRGTGFRGRTGVYELLVMDAELRLEMQRRRGSEELRSMAVAKGMRTLLDDGVRAARDGITTIDEVMRVARA; this is encoded by the coding sequence ATGGCGGTAAGCGACACGCGGCACCCGTCCACGGAACTGCTCGAGGTCGAGCGGCTCACCACCGCGCTCTCGGCCGACTGGCTCGAACAGCACGGTGTGCTTCCGCTGCGCCTCGATGGCGACGTACTCGCCGTCGGCACGTGGCTCGATCGCGTCGACGCACTTGCACTCGACGACTTGCGCCTGCTCTTCGGCGCCGGGATTTCGCTCGAGCGGTACGACGAGCACGATCTGCGCACCGCAATCCGCCGACTGTACGCGCCCGAAGCGGCGACGGCCGAAGGGGTCATCGCGGGACTGACCGGCGAGATTCGCGCGATCGACGCCGACGAAATTCCGCTCGACGATCTGCTGCACCTCGCCAACGAAGCCCCGGTCGTTCGGCTGGTGAACCTGCTGTTGATCGAAGCGCTCGATGCACGCGCGTCCGACGTGCATCTCGAGGCGTACCAGGACGGACTGCGCGTTCGCTACCGCATCGACGGCGTGCTCCAGAACGCACCGTCGCCGCCGCCGCACCTCACGGCCGCGATCATCAGCCGCCTCAAGATCATGGCCGAGCTGGACATCGCCGAGCGACGACTACCGCAGGACGGACGCATTCGGCTTCGCCTGCAGAATCGCCAGGTGGACGTGCGCGTCTCGACGGTTCCCACGCTGCGCGGCGAGAGCGTCGTACTGCGATTGCTCGACAAGGAGCGCGGACGCATTTCGCTCCTCGAGTTGGGCATGGCGCCCGACACGCTCGAGCTGTTTACAGAAGTCGTCTCTCGCCCGCACGGCATCGTGCTGGTCACCGGGCCGACGGGATCGGGTAAGACGACGACGCTCTACGCGGCCGTCGAGATGATCAAGACGGGGCGAGAGAAGATCCTCACCGTCGAAGATCCCGTGGAGTACGAGCTCACCGGGGTGCCGCAGGTCCCGGTCAATGAGAAAGTTGGAATGACGTTCGCGGGCGCGCTGCGCGCGCTGCTGCGCCAGGACCCGGACATCATTCTCGTTGGCGAAATCCGCGATGCCGAGACGGCGCAGATCGCTACGCAGGCGGCGTTGACCGGTCACCTCGTGCTGTCGACGCTGCACACCAACGACGCACCGACCGCGCTCACGCGTCTGCTCGATTTGGACGTCGCCGCGTACCTCGTCGCCAGCACGGTGGACGCCGTACTCGCGCAACGTCTCGTGCGTGTCATCTGTCCCAACTGCAAGACGGAAACACGGCCCGACAAATCGGTCAGCCGCCGCCTCGACGTCGAGGCGCTCGGCCTCACGCGCGTGTGGAGGGGTGTGGGGTGCGACGAATGCCGGGGCACCGGGTTTCGCGGACGAACCGGCGTCTACGAGCTGCTGGTGATGGACGCCGAGCTTCGCCTGGAGATGCAGCGGCGGCGCGGCTCGGAAGAGCTGCGTTCCATGGCGGTCGCCAAGGGCATGCGCACGCTGCTCGATGACGGCGTTCGCGCGGCGCGCGACGGTATCACGACGATCGACGAAGTGATGCGCGTGGCGCGGGCGTAA
- a CDS encoding ABC transporter permease has protein sequence MMRRARSWLRVGDQFRENVATAMASLAAAKGRSALTVLGVVLGVATVMAMATIVSGIRDQIVSTIEIAGPTTFYVVKVWSQTPLNPQDLPAWVRIRPDLGPDDAERIAKLPEIKYAGIWAQIQNRTEYNGVRTNLGVIMGADSRFTEIQGGDLTDGRWFTHAEEISGAPVIVIAVDVAKKLFGAIQPIDKWVRVGGRPFHVIGIYQEAANIFNPPGQQVHCIIPYRTMDHQFLIDKTNALFVPVKPRPGVSVSAAEEAVTISMREARRLRPGDHDTFDMITQDQILDTFNKITGVFFLVMIVLSSVALLVGGIGVMAVMMISVTDRTREIGIRKAVGATRRDILQQFLIEAAALTGTGGIIGVIAGLLLGRLASTLMSVNGTTPIGLTLLAVAVSVTIGLVFGVLPARRASLLDPIESLRYE, from the coding sequence ATGATGCGACGCGCGCGATCGTGGTTGCGCGTCGGCGATCAATTTCGCGAGAACGTCGCAACGGCCATGGCGTCGCTCGCCGCGGCGAAGGGCCGATCGGCGCTGACGGTGCTTGGCGTCGTGCTCGGTGTGGCGACCGTGATGGCCATGGCCACTATCGTCTCGGGCATCCGCGATCAGATCGTATCGACGATCGAGATCGCGGGGCCAACGACGTTTTATGTCGTGAAGGTCTGGTCGCAGACACCGCTCAATCCGCAGGATCTTCCGGCGTGGGTGCGCATTCGCCCTGACCTCGGACCGGACGATGCGGAGCGCATCGCGAAGCTGCCCGAGATCAAGTATGCGGGGATCTGGGCGCAGATTCAGAATCGCACCGAATACAACGGCGTGCGCACCAACCTGGGCGTCATCATGGGCGCGGATTCGCGCTTCACCGAAATTCAGGGCGGCGACCTGACCGACGGCCGGTGGTTCACGCATGCCGAAGAGATCAGTGGTGCGCCGGTGATCGTGATCGCGGTGGACGTGGCGAAGAAGTTATTCGGCGCCATCCAGCCGATCGACAAATGGGTGCGTGTGGGCGGGCGTCCGTTCCATGTGATCGGCATCTATCAGGAAGCGGCGAACATCTTCAATCCGCCGGGCCAGCAGGTGCATTGCATCATCCCGTATCGGACGATGGATCACCAATTCCTCATCGACAAGACGAACGCGTTGTTCGTCCCGGTGAAGCCGCGCCCGGGCGTATCGGTGTCCGCGGCCGAGGAGGCGGTGACGATCTCGATGCGTGAGGCGAGACGCCTTCGGCCGGGCGACCACGACACGTTCGACATGATCACGCAGGATCAGATCCTCGACACGTTCAACAAGATCACGGGCGTCTTCTTTCTCGTGATGATCGTCTTGTCGTCCGTCGCGCTGCTGGTGGGCGGCATCGGCGTGATGGCCGTGATGATGATCAGCGTTACCGACCGTACGCGCGAGATCGGTATCCGAAAAGCCGTCGGCGCGACGCGTCGGGACATTCTTCAGCAATTTCTCATCGAAGCGGCGGCGCTCACCGGGACGGGCGGCATCATCGGTGTGATCGCCGGGCTGCTGCTCGGGCGTCTGGCGAGCACGTTGATGAGCGTGAACGGAACGACGCCGATCGGTCTGACGCTGCTCGCGGTTGCCGTGTCGGTGACCATCGGATTGGTCTTCGGCGTGTTGCCGGCGCGGCGCGCGTCGTTGCTCGATCCGATCGAATCGCTGCGATACGAGTAG
- a CDS encoding type II secretion system protein GspK: MAPSNRRGVALLAALWMVVAIATVALQFSIEAHERRTVGILVSERGVQRALATGALALIEAKLDYALRVAPSGSNAQRLRSFDPWLDIDSIYTGTIQVDSIDVEVQAHDLGEQLNINQLTENDFQTFFSYLLKDYQKSTQLAQSIMDWRDADSIPRPNGAERDAYIKAEMLSLPTNSPFREVEELRDVMGMTPEIYAEASPYFTTRGTGLVNINTAPAAVLRVLPGMTDAILNTILQMRSQGRRINNINDVLPQVGRGGVAQIAARARSAAQLNTRATTQTDMIELTILARTGPQSQPTRLIADIRRLNNSATISYKSW; this comes from the coding sequence ATGGCACCTTCCAATCGTCGCGGCGTCGCATTGCTCGCCGCGCTGTGGATGGTCGTCGCGATCGCCACGGTCGCGCTGCAATTCAGCATCGAAGCGCACGAACGGCGCACGGTGGGCATTCTCGTCTCCGAGCGGGGCGTGCAGCGCGCATTGGCAACCGGCGCGCTCGCCTTGATCGAGGCGAAGCTCGACTACGCGCTTCGGGTCGCGCCGAGTGGAAGCAATGCGCAGCGCCTGCGGTCATTCGACCCGTGGCTCGACATCGACTCGATCTATACGGGTACGATACAAGTCGACAGTATCGACGTCGAGGTACAGGCGCACGACCTGGGCGAACAGCTCAACATCAATCAGCTCACCGAGAATGACTTCCAAACGTTCTTCAGCTATCTGCTGAAGGATTATCAAAAATCGACGCAGCTCGCCCAATCGATCATGGATTGGCGTGACGCCGACAGCATTCCTCGGCCGAATGGTGCCGAGCGCGACGCGTACATCAAGGCGGAGATGTTGTCGCTGCCGACGAACTCGCCGTTTCGCGAAGTCGAAGAGCTGCGCGACGTGATGGGCATGACTCCCGAGATCTACGCCGAGGCCAGCCCCTACTTCACGACGCGCGGCACCGGTCTCGTCAACATCAACACGGCACCCGCGGCGGTATTGCGCGTGCTGCCGGGCATGACGGACGCCATTCTCAATACCATCCTGCAAATGCGCTCGCAGGGCAGGCGCATCAATAACATCAACGACGTGCTCCCCCAGGTCGGACGCGGCGGCGTGGCACAGATCGCCGCACGGGCGCGATCTGCCGCGCAGCTCAATACGCGAGCGACGACACAAACCGACATGATCGAGCTCACGATCCTCGCGCGCACCGGCCCGCAATCGCAGCCCACGCGTCTCATCGCCGACATACGTCGCCTGAACAACAGCGCCACCATTTCCTACAAATCATGGTGA
- the gspM gene encoding type II secretion system protein GspM, which produces MKWSTMSVRDRRAITLGGLVLLPGLLFIWGVRPYQSAVGDLRDQLESERAALARERAAVASAHQNPQLQHAADSAMRSVRPRLFEGRDDVMASAELAAYVGDVARESRVWLQDAGTRPALPATDGLRTLRIEIRAESDLNGTMAFLQALERGTKLVRVDRLDISHNARADEKGAETLSIVATISGFAVGESSSPSGGTSPAAATPVAPAARASNGDTP; this is translated from the coding sequence ATGAAGTGGAGCACGATGAGCGTCCGCGACCGCCGAGCCATTACACTCGGCGGGCTGGTTCTTCTTCCCGGATTGCTCTTCATCTGGGGGGTGCGGCCGTATCAAAGCGCCGTCGGCGATCTGCGCGATCAACTCGAGAGCGAGCGCGCGGCACTGGCTCGCGAGCGGGCTGCCGTGGCGTCGGCGCATCAGAATCCTCAATTGCAGCACGCCGCCGACTCCGCGATGCGCTCCGTGCGCCCGCGACTGTTCGAGGGACGCGACGACGTCATGGCGAGCGCGGAGCTGGCCGCGTATGTCGGCGACGTTGCGCGCGAATCACGCGTGTGGTTGCAGGATGCGGGAACACGTCCCGCGCTGCCGGCGACCGACGGGTTGCGAACGCTGCGCATCGAGATTCGGGCCGAGTCGGATCTGAACGGCACGATGGCGTTTCTCCAGGCGCTCGAGCGCGGCACCAAGCTCGTGCGCGTCGACCGGCTCGACATCTCGCACAATGCGCGCGCGGATGAGAAAGGCGCCGAGACACTGTCGATCGTCGCGACGATCTCCGGATTTGCCGTCGGCGAATCTTCGTCGCCGTCCGGTGGCACATCACCAGCGGCGGCCACTCCGGTCGCGCCCGCGGCTCGCGCGTCGAATGGAGACACACCATGA
- a CDS encoding ABC transporter permease, with amino-acid sequence MRFGDVVLTALTQIRANKLRSFFTLLGIIVSVAFLVAVVAVIQGMNAYVKENIADAMIGTNTFQVRRLPINLGLIEDDDWLRMQRRPKISNADADAVRAALSGAAAISVQSGFPTPRSDVLYGDRTLGSVNVFGVSPEYQQVQDYRFQYGDPLTEVDVRERRLVVVVGADITDKLFDGRNPVGKQIHVHGLPMTIIGTIAAKGRVLGQSFDGFVMLPISTFEAMYGRRQTTTISVKMSEAKDVAPAMQRAEEAMRVAHHLRPGESNNFSIETADALVNFWKQLTRVLFTVVPAMVAIGVVVGGIVIMNIMLMSVRERTHEIGLRKSVGARRTDILRQFLAESVALALLGGALGATAGWAFAALIAVASPLPARVTTWSIVVALLLGAGVGVIFGVYPASRAARLDPIAAMRAE; translated from the coding sequence ATGCGCTTCGGTGACGTCGTCCTCACCGCGCTCACCCAGATCCGCGCCAACAAGCTGCGGTCGTTCTTCACGCTGCTCGGTATCATCGTGAGCGTGGCGTTTCTGGTCGCCGTCGTCGCGGTGATTCAGGGCATGAACGCGTACGTGAAAGAAAACATCGCGGACGCCATGATCGGGACGAACACCTTTCAGGTGCGCCGGCTACCGATCAACCTCGGCTTGATCGAGGACGACGACTGGCTGCGCATGCAGCGCCGACCGAAGATCTCCAACGCTGACGCGGACGCCGTGCGCGCGGCGCTGTCAGGCGCGGCGGCGATCTCGGTCCAGTCCGGATTCCCGACACCGCGCAGCGACGTCCTGTACGGCGATCGCACGCTCGGCTCCGTCAACGTGTTCGGTGTGTCGCCCGAGTACCAGCAGGTGCAGGACTATCGCTTTCAGTACGGCGATCCGCTCACCGAAGTCGACGTGCGCGAGCGCCGGCTCGTGGTCGTCGTCGGCGCGGACATTACCGACAAGCTGTTCGATGGCCGCAACCCCGTCGGAAAGCAGATTCACGTGCACGGGTTGCCGATGACGATCATCGGTACCATCGCCGCCAAGGGCCGCGTGCTCGGCCAATCGTTCGACGGCTTCGTGATGCTTCCCATCTCGACGTTCGAGGCGATGTACGGCCGTCGCCAGACGACGACGATCTCGGTGAAGATGTCCGAAGCGAAGGACGTCGCGCCCGCCATGCAGCGTGCCGAAGAGGCAATGCGCGTCGCACACCATCTTCGCCCCGGCGAGTCGAACAATTTCTCGATCGAAACGGCCGACGCGCTCGTCAACTTCTGGAAGCAGCTCACGCGGGTGCTGTTCACGGTCGTTCCGGCAATGGTCGCGATCGGCGTCGTGGTCGGCGGGATCGTGATCATGAACATCATGCTGATGTCGGTGCGCGAACGAACGCACGAGATCGGGCTGCGGAAATCCGTCGGCGCACGACGCACCGACATTCTCCGGCAGTTTCTCGCGGAGTCCGTTGCGCTCGCACTGCTCGGCGGCGCGCTAGGCGCGACGGCAGGTTGGGCGTTTGCCGCACTGATCGCCGTCGCGTCGCCGTTGCCGGCGCGCGTCACCACGTGGTCGATCGTCGTCGCGCTCCTTCTCGGCGCCGGCGTCGGCGTGATCTTCGGCGTTTATCCTGCGTCGCGTGCCGCGCGCCTCGATCCCATCGCCGCCATGCGGGCCGAATGA
- a CDS encoding PilN domain-containing protein, translating into MVTRDATVSVPPGAARKRVRTGIALSPTALCAVDIRLRGDADRAWRATLEPPPADGSSWSSLASALGDLARAIGDTNGTSRTLSIVLLPPLTEVRRLELPPLNDDDLHQALSRHAARYFVNARAAQVVGATVAGKRTRGAPTPVIAAAANARLIATIRAVAQQAGWTVESIAPAESAWAAAALSLWPAFARQSGAALIATADRTDLLQLESGRLTAVRRFRGGTADAAMIAELLGSSNKVGIIGEDAPRKALSAALAGSSITLMSPSGEFVRSAGDVALLAAHFAGSEVGPTLRSIDAVAVERQRAQHTTLSLWAAAAVLVVAAAGIHLWGLRHQLQVVRDERARLRPQLSSTLMGRSNVDVTSRHVTTLDAIERASPHWSRIIATLSEAMPDEAYLTAIRARQDSLIVDGLAEHAARVFDALQQSKVFVDVKSAAPVRRDQQEDGTTLDRFTIAGRIAPPATGPVTAAAANGPTSRRTP; encoded by the coding sequence ATGGTGACGCGGGACGCGACGGTGAGCGTGCCTCCGGGCGCCGCGAGGAAACGAGTGCGCACGGGAATCGCGCTCTCGCCGACGGCGCTGTGCGCGGTCGATATCCGCCTGCGCGGCGACGCCGATCGGGCGTGGCGCGCAACGCTCGAGCCGCCGCCGGCGGACGGAAGTAGTTGGTCGTCGCTTGCCTCGGCGCTTGGCGATCTCGCGCGCGCGATCGGCGACACCAACGGCACGAGTCGCACATTGTCGATCGTGCTGCTGCCGCCGCTCACCGAAGTGCGGCGGCTCGAGCTGCCGCCCCTCAACGACGACGATCTGCATCAAGCGCTGTCGCGCCACGCGGCGCGCTACTTCGTGAATGCACGCGCCGCGCAGGTGGTCGGTGCGACGGTCGCCGGCAAGCGCACGCGCGGCGCGCCGACACCGGTGATCGCCGCGGCCGCGAACGCGCGACTCATCGCCACGATTCGCGCGGTCGCGCAACAGGCCGGATGGACGGTCGAGAGTATCGCGCCTGCCGAAAGTGCGTGGGCCGCCGCGGCGCTTTCGCTCTGGCCGGCCTTTGCGCGCCAATCAGGAGCGGCGTTGATCGCGACGGCGGATCGCACAGATCTGCTTCAGCTCGAGAGCGGCCGACTCACCGCGGTTCGCCGATTCCGCGGCGGAACGGCCGACGCCGCGATGATCGCCGAGCTGCTCGGATCATCAAATAAAGTGGGCATCATCGGTGAGGATGCACCGCGGAAGGCGCTGAGCGCGGCACTCGCCGGATCGAGCATCACGTTGATGTCGCCATCGGGCGAGTTTGTGCGAAGCGCGGGCGACGTCGCACTCCTCGCCGCGCACTTTGCGGGAAGCGAGGTCGGTCCGACGCTTCGAAGCATCGACGCGGTCGCCGTCGAGCGTCAACGCGCGCAGCACACGACATTGTCGTTGTGGGCCGCGGCGGCCGTTCTCGTCGTCGCGGCCGCCGGTATTCACCTGTGGGGCCTGCGTCATCAGCTGCAGGTCGTCCGTGACGAACGCGCGCGACTGCGGCCGCAATTGTCGTCGACGCTCATGGGCCGCTCGAACGTCGACGTCACGTCGCGACACGTCACAACGCTCGATGCAATCGAGCGCGCGAGCCCGCATTGGTCGCGCATCATCGCCACGCTGAGCGAGGCGATGCCGGACGAGGCGTATCTCACCGCAATTCGCGCCCGTCAGGATTCTCTAATCGTCGACGGCTTGGCCGAGCATGCGGCCCGCGTCTTCGACGCGCTGCAGCAGTCGAAGGTGTTCGTCGACGTGAAGTCGGCGGCGCCGGTGCGACGCGACCAGCAGGAAGACGGCACGACGCTCGATCGATTCACGATCGCGGGGCGCATCGCTCCGCCGGCTACCGGGCCCGTGACCGCGGCCGCCGCGAACGGCCCTACGTCGCGGAGAACGCCATGA
- a CDS encoding secretin N-terminal domain-containing protein, with translation MRTLHRTLIAGVLAGAVVHGAGAQRGAPPSRGTSGAPGNKQRLQTPAKQDTTKRQAPTGVMLDFEEQDLKVVLNALAAAGNLNVILTNIPSERVTVHMGQPVSRDSMAVVLHSLAEAHNLKFTQSPTLIQIAGPTPQPVQRGPTAQELFAQQLAAQNQQQAVRLFTYRLHHASAVQLAPVLTSLFIGASTTFPTRAAFPNGNGGFTTITTPGNINVIPPAIQGNVGRGARGGIVGNGGGLGNGNNGNNGINGNNPNAQIQNALVNAFAQASGALSSQSGDIRIIAEESSNSLLVRATDSDWQLIQAIIQGVDLRPLQVLIEVTIAEVQRTHDLDIGVSGGLRKTNGSKVAFDSSSAPTQASARDFILQLTGGHGTINYNVAIAALQERGNVRVLSLPVIIAQNNRQATLNVGSSRPFVQVSQTVPNDPTGRVQTVQYIDVGTVLTITPTINPDGYVNLQVSQQDNSASNEVQFDAPVINKREATTQVFIRDGQTTVIGGLADNTHSTDVSGIPILSRIPLIGPLLFGNYTRNDETSELFLFLTPHIISSDDDIDKLRDAVRGGSELLKDVNVGPHIIPATDTLKAKPDTTKKNNMTPPVRRPPELPDAKPEVWR, from the coding sequence ATGCGGACACTTCACAGAACACTCATTGCCGGCGTGCTCGCCGGAGCCGTCGTGCACGGCGCCGGCGCGCAGCGCGGCGCGCCGCCGAGCCGCGGTACGTCGGGCGCGCCAGGCAACAAGCAACGATTGCAGACGCCGGCGAAGCAGGACACGACGAAACGGCAAGCGCCGACCGGCGTCATGCTCGACTTCGAGGAGCAGGATCTCAAAGTCGTGCTGAACGCGCTGGCGGCGGCGGGGAACCTCAACGTGATCCTGACGAACATTCCGTCGGAACGCGTGACCGTGCACATGGGGCAGCCGGTGTCGCGCGACAGCATGGCGGTCGTGCTGCACAGTCTCGCCGAAGCCCACAACCTCAAGTTCACGCAATCGCCGACGCTGATTCAGATCGCCGGTCCGACGCCGCAGCCGGTGCAGCGCGGACCGACGGCGCAGGAGTTGTTCGCGCAGCAGTTGGCGGCACAGAATCAGCAGCAGGCGGTGCGGTTGTTCACGTATCGGCTGCATCACGCCAGCGCGGTGCAGCTCGCACCGGTGTTGACGAGTTTGTTCATCGGCGCCTCGACGACGTTTCCGACGCGCGCGGCATTTCCGAACGGGAACGGCGGCTTCACGACCATCACGACGCCCGGCAACATCAACGTCATCCCACCGGCCATTCAGGGAAATGTCGGCCGCGGTGCGCGTGGCGGCATCGTGGGTAATGGCGGAGGTCTCGGTAACGGAAACAACGGAAACAACGGGATCAACGGCAACAATCCGAACGCGCAAATTCAGAACGCACTCGTGAACGCGTTCGCGCAAGCGTCCGGTGCGCTGTCCAGCCAGTCGGGCGACATTCGTATCATCGCGGAAGAGTCGAGCAACTCGCTCCTCGTTCGCGCCACCGACTCCGACTGGCAGCTCATTCAGGCGATCATTCAGGGCGTCGACTTGCGTCCGCTGCAGGTGTTGATCGAAGTCACGATCGCGGAGGTGCAGCGCACGCACGATCTCGACATCGGCGTCTCCGGAGGCTTGAGGAAAACGAACGGATCGAAGGTCGCGTTCGATTCCTCCAGCGCGCCGACGCAAGCCAGCGCCCGCGACTTCATTCTGCAACTCACGGGCGGCCACGGCACGATCAATTACAACGTCGCGATCGCCGCGTTGCAGGAGCGTGGCAACGTTCGCGTCCTGTCGCTGCCGGTCATCATCGCGCAGAACAATCGCCAGGCGACGCTGAACGTCGGCTCGTCGCGCCCATTCGTGCAGGTGTCGCAGACCGTGCCGAACGATCCAACCGGCCGCGTGCAGACCGTGCAGTACATCGACGTCGGCACGGTGCTGACGATCACGCCGACGATCAATCCCGACGGCTATGTAAATCTCCAGGTGTCGCAGCAGGACAACAGCGCGAGCAACGAGGTCCAGTTCGACGCGCCGGTCATCAACAAGCGCGAAGCGACCACACAAGTCTTCATTCGCGACGGCCAGACGACGGTCATTGGCGGCCTCGCCGACAACACGCATTCCACCGACGTCTCCGGGATTCCCATCCTCAGCCGCATTCCGCTCATCGGCCCGCTCCTGTTCGGCAACTACACGCGGAACGACGAGACGAGCGAGCTGTTCCTGTTCCTCACGCCGCACATCATCTCGAGCGACGACGACATCGACAAGCTCCGCGACGCAGTGCGCGGCGGCAGCGAACTGCTCAAGGATGTGAACGTCGGCCCCCACATCATCCCGGCGACCGACACGCTCAAGGCCAAGCCGGACACGACGAAGAAAAACAACATGACGCCGCCGGTCCGGCGCCCGCCCGAACTTCCCGACGCCAAGCCTGAAGTATGGCGGTAA